The Meles meles chromosome 6, mMelMel3.1 paternal haplotype, whole genome shotgun sequence genome has a window encoding:
- the EIF3J gene encoding eukaryotic translation initiation factor 3 subunit J, whose translation MAAAAAGDSDSWDADTFSVEDPVRKVGGGGTAGGDRWEGEDEDEDVKDNWDDDDDEKKEEAEVKPEVKVSEKKKIAEKIKEKERQQKKRQEEIKKRLEEPEEPKVLTPEEQLADKLRLKKLQEESDLELAKETFGVNNTVYGIDAMNPSSRDDFTEFGKLLKDKITQYEKSLYYASFLEALVRDVCISLEIDDLKKITNSLTVLCSEKQKQEKQSKAKKKKKGVVPGGGLKATMKDDLADYGGYDGGYVQDYEDFM comes from the exons atggcggcggcggcggcgggggacTCTGATTCTTGGG ACGCGGACACGTTCTCCGTGGAAGACCCGGTGCGGAAGGTGGGGGGCGGCGGCACTGCCGGCGGGGACCGCTGGGAAGGAGAGGACGAGGACGAGGACGTCAAG GATAActgggatgatgatgatgatgaaaaaaaagaggaagcagaAGTAAAACCAG aagtaaaagtttcagaaaagaaaaaaatagcagagaaaataaaagagaaagaacggcaacagaagaaaaggcaagaagaaattaaaaagagg TTAGAAGAACCTGAAGAACCTAAAGTACTAACACCAGAAGAACAATTAGCAGATAAACTGCGGCTAAAGAAATTACAGGAAGAATCAGACCTTGAATTAGCAAAAGAAACTTTTG GTGTTAATAATACAGTTTATGGAATAGATGCTATGAACCCATCTTCAAGAGATGACTTCACAGAGTTTGGAAAGTTactaaaagataaaattacaCAATATGAAAAGTCACTATATTATGCCAGTTTTTTGGAAGCCTTAGTTCGAGATGTGTGTATTTCAT tggAAATTGATGACTTGAAAAAGATTACCAATTCACTGACTGTGCTTTGcagtgaaaaacaaaagcaagaaaag CAAAGCAAagccaaaaagaagaagaaaggcgTGGTCCCTGGAGGGGGATTAAAGGCTACCATGAAAGATGATCTGGCAGATTACGGTGGCTATGATGGAGGATATGTACAAGACTATGAAGACTTCATGtga